ttttttttggggtgggggggtgggggaggggtggTGGTTGGGGGGAGGGGTTTACTTTTGAATCAGGCATGTTAGAAACATGGTGTATCTCAAAGCAATTAAAAAGATCTTatgaagaagaaatttttatttattaatttatttatttgttgattGGTTCATGCATGAATGAATAAATGTAAGGTAAGAGAGGAGAGGCATCTCATCAAGCTTCCTTATCCCAACATAAAGATCTAAAATTCTTCCTTTTGTTACCACAAACAGTGGCAATAATAAGAAGGATCTTGACCCTAGATATCTTAAGTTGTTATATAGATCATTTCTAGGTCCCCTAATATGGAAACACTAAAACAGAAGGTAAGTAGTAacaaccaacaacaacaaaaacagcaGCCACAAATACTGAAAAAATGGCCTCCCCTAAGTCCTTTTAAAACCATTAAGACACCTTGATTGAGCTGGAATGAGTAACTTATAAAGATCAACTCCAAACAGTCCCATGGAACATGCATTGAATTTGGAAAAAAAGGTAGAAGGAATAATCCAGGGTGTTTTGATGGGATAAGGATGGAAACTTGTTAATAGTAGTAGGAGGGCTTAGGGCTTAGGGCTTAGGGCTTAGTGGTTAGTGCTTAGCCTAAGTACTTGAGAGGAGGTTGGGTTTATAGGAGGAATCATGTGAATGCATGTGCAGTATTGGCTaggaagaacaaagaagaacatGGGTTATTTCATGTTCCAAGCAACGAGCAAACTATAGCTCTTTCAATATTTGATCCATCTCACTCTCTTGGAGAGGACTTTGTGGTGAGGTCCCCACAATGGCTGCCCCTTCAAAATGATTTCTTATTATCCTCAACTGTCACCAAACCCATTTTCCTTCCACTTATATAAGCcctcttgaagaagaagaagcaccaaGGTCTGTAGACAAGTTTGTCTTCTTTGAAATCCTTGAACCCATAATGGGCACTTCTGATCTCCATCTTCTCCTTGCTTCCCCTGATTTAAAGGGTATAGTTCTAGAGAGTATATCTTCAGGTGGTCCTCTCTCGTGCAAAGTCTCAAAAGCTCAggccattagaagaagaagcagcagcagcagaaggaGCAATGGAGGAGGGCATAGGTTGAGGGCAAGGTTGCCAAGGATCTCAATGAAAAGGAGGAGGATTCTTCCAGAAGGTTCTACAAGGGCCATGAAtgagatggagaagaaggttAGAACCCTGAAGAAACTCATCCCAAATGGAAAAAGCTCCATGGGCTTGGATGGGCTCTTCAGGGAAACAGCTGAATACATAGAATCTCTGCAAATGCGAGTGAAGGTTATGCAAGTTATGGTGAAGGCATTGTCTGGTTCAGATGAGTAATGGATCTAATTCATTTGTTGTAATCATTGATATACCTACTCCAATTCTCATTCACTTTTCACTGATAGTTTGGGTCTCCAAATATTTGTTTTTGattagttatatatatatatatatatatatatatatatatatccaacgGGTGAAATGGGTGCAATGGTCCTACTATGGTACTACCATGTACACATTAATTTAAACTTGTAAACCAAGATTTGCTTGTACGTGTGCTAATATAACAGAATGTTTTTATTCATTGTAAGCTGTGAATGTAAATTTGGGAGCAAAACAAGAATCAACCTTTACCCCGTTGGCGAAATAAGAATCAAGTTTTCATTCATGACTgatgaagagggaatctcttcatCATGGGTGATGTGACATTATGATTGGACCATGGATTCATCATTAACTCTTATAAAGTTTCTAATCCTTGAATCTCACAATTATGAGAGGGCATCCTACCTTACAAGCCCTCTtaataaaatttggaaaaaagatACCCACACTACCCATGTAAGGTATACCctctcataattttttttttttttttctcttctttctcactATTGTGGGTCGTTATTGATGATGCTGCCATTGGTGTGAACATAAGAGATTCCTCATACATATCTTCTGTTGCacttgaagagagaaaaaaaaaaaaagcctataAGTAATTATTCCAAAGTGAAAACCATTTTGATGTTATTACATTAGAGAGAAGGCATTGGATCTTCTTTATCAGCttgttcttttattatttaaagaTCAGAAAGaatgtattaaaaaagaaaagaaaatagtgtTGTAAGATTTATATCTAGGAATGCATTCCCGGacaaatacaaaacaaaaagagTTAATAGGACCCCACTTGTAgaattgccatcaacagagaacTAGAAACTCACTCAAAAAGCAAACTAATAAAAGAACCAGAATCTTGGCGTGCATTGCGCATCCCTCGGAGTATCTTAATTATTATAAGGTAGGACGATTTGAGGAGAGGGGGAGGAGAATATGATATAATTGTATACGTCGATAGTGTGtacaattcttcttttttttttttttttaaataaaataaatacttgGTGAAGGAAGAATTCTTTCATAAGGCCATTGGTGCCATCAAATGACATTAATGAGGGGTAGTTTCGACTTCATAAATAAAGGGTGAGAATGTAATATTGACACAAGACTTCAATTATAGGGTCACATCACCTGTGATTCTTCCTTCTCTACTCTACAGATGAAAGATAACTTTGTCCAAGCACATTTCCTCGTGGGATTGATTTACTTCTCAAGACAAGACGATCTCCCTCTTGCTTGATAATGGTCAGATTGGGCTAGGCTTGGGCCATTTTTTCAGCCCATGGCTTGGACATACTTTAGCCCAGTTAGAGCTAATTCCACTGATATGGATCTGGGCTTGGCCCAAATAGCAAATGTGGGCTTGATACAGAATCATGGAGATGAATAGCTCATAGCTCAATGAATTTAGTATAACCAACAAAGTCCAAGACATGGTCATCGGTAAGGCCGTGGGGAATACATCCTTCCTCCTGGCTTAAGGATGCTTAAAACCCCACTAGCCTTCACCAAAATGGACCAAATTCTATATTCCATATCATCAGGATTAGAAAGTTTGAAACCTTGTTGACTTGCATAGTAAATCAAAGAATTATAGACAacgattttaaacttggaatcaagGTCAAATTGGTTCATACTGATTGGTTGGGATCGATTCAAAAACCTTAGAATCGGCTCCTCAGATCTCAAACCCAGTGATTTGATCCCAAAATTCCTAGAATCGACAGTCATTGATCACTGACTCATTgccaatttcaatccaaatcgatCAATTCAACTGATCTGATCTAATtccgattttgattttttttaaaccatgattATAGATGCTAACaattcaaccttttttttttttttggataaattaaATCCAGCCCTCAATTTTAGCTTAAACATTGTACCTAAACTGCATTTTTGAGATACTTTACAACCCCCTCatcccccacaaaaaaaaaaaaatctcacgcACCTGAACTGTGATTCTAGCCCTTAGAAAGAGCAGGGTTTGGGTGGGCACTCTATGATGGGTCTGAGTTTCTTGTTtgaaacccagcccaactccATGGCTCAAGGTGGCCTCGTTTGCCTACAAAGACAAGAGTACCCCTCTCCGTCGCACTCCTTAACCCTCTCCAGCCAGAGTTGTAGTGAACTCTTTGTCTCTCTGGTCTCTTCAATggcttcttcgtcttcttctgcGGTTTCGGAACGAAGGGGTATTCCCGGAGCTTCATTCGTGGAAGATGTTCATACGTATCTGACACAATCAGGCTTGGATGCAAACTCTGCCCTCGCGTTCCTTCAAGAGAGGTCAGAACCCTTCCTACCTTCTTATGTTTATGTAGTTATATTGGTCGTCGTGATTCGTATATTTCAGCTCATAGTTAATCTGGTTTTGAAATTCCCGTTAGGGTTTTTGTGGTTTCTTGGTGATGGgccttttttttgttggttttggAGGACTTGGTGCTTTGGAGAACTTCTACTTCATTTGATCTTCTCTTATAGTGGATTGATGGATTGTATAGAAACTTGTTAAATACTAATGCTGAAGCTTCTTGTAATCGTTTAGTTTCGTTACcctgtttattaaatgattctcaAGTTCCAATTTTGTGATCCGTGGAAACTCTGTTCGATTGGCGTGCAAGTAATCTATGCTGAGTAATTGCAGGTCAAATGATTTCATGTTCAAATCAGTACATGATAGATTTATTTCTTAAGACACCCAGTATTATCCTTCCAAACCCAAAAGCCACTTCTTTGAAGTAATGTTTGACTCAAGTACTGCAATACTGCATTGCTGGAATTTTGAAGCttgtatatatttttcattcccTAGAGAAACTATAACCCACCCTTTGTAATCATCCCTCAAGCCCCATGCCCTGTACATATGAAAAATACTCTCTGGTCAAGAGTGCCATCCGCCTTTTAACCCCTATAGCCGATCCTATCCTTAATTCAGGGACAGCCATGACTTTTCAATTTACACATTCTCTTTTTCTGAGCTCACTTTGTGGACCACTTGGTTAAGTTTCATCCCTTCTTGTATTGTAGTATGCAAGAATGGCTTTTGATTCCATTGATTCACGATTTTATCATTCACTGTTAGATCTTATAGCTGCACTCATCGCGGTTTAGATTAAATCATTTTATAACTGTACTATGTTCTTGTTGATCTAGTTATCTTACCTTACCCCAactcggaaaaaaaaaatggtggggGTGTactgaaaaccttttttttttcctgtagtTTCACCCTGTCCCTGGAATATCCCTTCTGTGGATGAGTCTCTCTCTGGAATTAAACATAGTTAGAAAATTTCAGTTTGCAAAGGATGACTAGTATGTTCAACAACTCCTCTATTCTACTCCCTTCCATAGAACCTGACATAAAAGGAACCATGTTCCACAGGGTTCAGTGGCATAACCCTAGAGACAGCTAGAACATGTCAATATATTGTGAGAGTCTTCAGCCCACTTACAACAACCCAAAAGTCTGTAAAAAGGACTGCTGAATTTATTTCCACACttatttttttctgtatttCTGTGATATCATTTACAGGCTTCAGCAGTACAAATTGGTCGAGATGAAGCTTCTTGCTCAGCAGAGGGATCTTCAGGTTTTTTTTCCCTCTGTTTCTATTTGACCATTTTCTCTTGGTAGAAGGCTTCCTTCTACAAATTTCTAACACTTAGTCCTTTCCCTTATCTTTTTAATCCTTCAATGAATACCAGGCAAAGATACCAGACATTGAGAAATGCTTAGACATAGTTGCCACATTACAAGCTCAGAAGGGTACTGGTGAGGTTCGTTATTTATGATTCTATGCATTCTTTGGTAATTGTTGATACATTATCTTGATATCTTCCTATAGCCATTAATGTGCATGTCTTGAGATTATAAAGGTGTGTATATGATGAAATGGGATCTAGGATATTGTATTTATATATGAAATTTGATTTATGCATGTTTGTGTATATTGAAGAAACTACTCAGTTGCAAATTCTGCTATATAAAAAAGCATCTTTGTTTGTTTACTAACTTGTCATAGCATTATGAGATCAGCAAATTCAAGATAAGCCAAGTTATCATGAAGACTGTCCTGTACATAGGTATTCAAAAGTTTTACATGAAACGCCTCAAACTAATAATCATTTGCAGTTCTTATGGCGTTTTTCTCTTCAGTTGTAAATATATTATCAAAACTGATTTAGACAGAAGCTGCCAAGGTGCACAGGAAAAACCATTTAAACTGATAATGCGTCATGGGCTATGTTTTTTAATCGAGATCCATGTTCTATGTGTCACAGTTCTGTAACTTGTGCTCTAGTTTTCTCTTCAAAACTtgctctaattttttatttgatgtcaTTGAACTAGTTGATAGCCAACTACTTGATTTGGTGTCATTGACCACGTTAATAAATCTCATTTTCACTCATGGCCAATTGAAAAATAGGATATAGGTTTGCTGTAGATTTTTCTTGGGGGTTTCTTTGAGTTTGCAAAGTAAAACCatatttctttgaatttgtTGAGGAAAGCCATGCTAATCTGGGATTATCGTTGGTTGGAATTATTCGTAGAAATTAGGTTTCTCTTATTCTGCGTCAAGCAGGAGGGCAAGAATCCTTAGATTACCTTTCTAATTGATTTATGCTAAAAATCGTATA
This genomic stretch from Macadamia integrifolia cultivar HAES 741 chromosome 2, SCU_Mint_v3, whole genome shotgun sequence harbors:
- the LOC122088974 gene encoding transcription factor UPBEAT1-like; translated protein: MGTSDLHLLLASPDLKGIVLESISSGGPLSCKVSKAQAIRRRSSSSRRSNGGGHRLRARLPRISMKRRRILPEGSTRAMNEMEKKVRTLKKLIPNGKSSMGLDGLFRETAEYIESLQMRVKVMQVMVKALSGSDE
- the LOC122091731 gene encoding probable prefoldin subunit 3, giving the protein MAQGGLVCLQRQEYPSPSHSLTLSSQSCSELFVSLVSSMASSSSSAVSERRGIPGASFVEDVHTYLTQSGLDANSALAFLQERLQQYKLVEMKLLAQQRDLQAKIPDIEKCLDIVATLQAQKGTGEALITDFEVSEGIYSRARIEDTDSVCLWLGANVMLEYSCEEAVALLQKNLENARASLEVLVGDLQFVRDQVTITQVTIARVYNWDVHQRRSRQAASPKES